TTTGAATCAAAAAAGTAAAAGTATGCAAACCACAAGTTTTAATGAAGTTTTAGATATGCACATAGGCAAACGTGGAACTAAAAAACGTGAAAAATTTGAGCAAGAGTTAAGAATTGAGCTTTTAGGTGATGCTATTAAAAAGGCAAGAAAGGCGAAAAACCTTACCCAAGAACAACTCGGAGTACTTGTGGGCGTTCAAAAAGCACAAATATCAAAAGTGGAGAATTCCGCAACAGATGCCAGATTTGCAACTATTCTTAAAGTATTCGACGCTTTGGACGCAAAGGTGAAATTTAGTGTAGAAATCGACGAACAAGAATTAA
The genomic region above belongs to Saprospiraceae bacterium and contains:
- a CDS encoding helix-turn-helix transcriptional regulator is translated as MQTTSFNEVLDMHIGKRGTKKREKFEQELRIELLGDAIKKARKAKNLTQEQLGVLVGVQKAQISKVENSATDARFATILKVFDALDAKVKFSVEIDEQELMISE